A window of Bradyrhizobium sp. AZCC 1719 genomic DNA:
TGCTGGAGGAGGCGATCCTCAACCTCAAGGCCGGCGTGGCGGAGCCTGCCGCAGACCGCTGGTCGCCGCAGATCACCATCGGCATGCCGGTGCTGATCCCCGAGGATTACGTCAACGATCTCTCGGTGCGGCTGTCGCTGTACCGGCGGCTCGCCGATCTCGATACCGACGAGGAGATCGACAATTTCGCCGCCGAGATGCGCGACCGTTTCGGCGTACTGCCGGACGAGGTCCGCTATCTCTTTAAGGTTGCGGCCATCAAGGCCTATTGCCGCCGCGCCAATGTCGAGAAAGTCGATGCCGGTCCGAAGGGCGCGGTGATCTCGTTCCGCGACAACAGCTTTGCCCAGCCGGATCGCCTCGTCGCCTTTATCCGTCAGCACGGCCAGGCCGCGAAGGTGCGGCCGGATATGAAGGTGGTATTCCTGCAGCAATGGAAGACGCCGGAAGAGCGGTTGATGGGTACGACCGAGATCTTGCGGCAGCTCGCCAATCTCGCGGAGAGCAAGAAGGCGGCGTAGAGAGGGTTCGGCGCGGCTTTCTCCCCGTCATTGCCAATGACGGGGATAGATTGGTGACCCTCTAAGACGCCGCCCGTTGCGCGTCGTCCTGCAGCCGTGACCGCAGCGATTTCACGGAATCGTTCGGCAGCAGCGTTGCGACCGTCACGGTTGGCTCCGACCGTGCGTCGCGCTGGCCGTGGCTGGTATGGCGCATCACGCTTGACAGCCGCCGCGCGATGGCGTGAGCCGACTTCAGATCGGCCTCGGCAAACACCACGACAACCGAGCCGTCGTCCTGGGCAGCGCCGAAATCCATTTGCCGCATCAGGCGGCTGATGATCCGCGCGCCGTCGAATTGCGCACGGGGGTGTTCGGGATCGAACGCAAAGCGCGCCACCGACAATCCGCCGCCGCGTTGCTGCGTCTGGTAGATGGCGCTGGCAAAGTCGCGCTCGAAGGCTTCCGGGGTGAGCAGACCGGTCCGCGCGTCGATCAGGCCATCGGCGTCGATGGCCTTCAGCGTGCGGCTCAGATGCGCTTCAAAGGCGTGCTGGCGGATCAGCGGCAGCCCAATTGCTGCCACCTGGACAGCGTCGCCGGAGACGATCTCGAGGTTTGGCAAATCATAGCCCGGCGCCAGATCGCCTGCCGTCACGACGACGGGAAGATTGCGGAAGCGGGCGTCCTCGGTCAGCACGGTGAGAAAGGCATCGACCACACGCAGGCTGAATCCCTCACCGAGCACGATGCCGTCGATGTCTCTCACGTTGAGATGCTTCGCAGCCGCCTCGATCGAAAGCGCGCCGACCACGCCGGTGCGCTCGCCAAGCGCGACCGACAGCGCCGGATAGGCACCGCCGCGGCCGATCAGGAGCACGGTAGCGTCGCGCGCAGGATCGATATGCGACAACGCCATTGGCGCTGCCGGCGCCAGCCGGCGCATCACAGTCGCATGCAATGACCGCACGCGCAGCGCGGCACGCAGGCGGGCCGCCAGCCGGTCGGAGCCGCCCTGTTGGGCGTGCGGGATTTGGCTCTGAAAAAAGGGAATGACGTTGTCCGGAACAGGGGTCTGCGGATCGACCGCGATCAGCGGCAGATAGGGCTGTCGCGCTGCGACCCGCACGGCCAACTCCGCCAGTCCGGCTGCATCGGCGCCGGCCAGCACGGCCGCCGGTTGCACCTGCTCGACCGCGCGCGCCGCATCCGCCCACCCGCTCTCGACCACCGGAAACAGTCTCGCGACATCGAGCGCGGCGGCAAAGGACAGCCGTTTCGCGGTCGATACGACGAGGATCGGACCTTGCTGGGACATCTGAGAACTCGGACCAGGCGCGCAATAGGTGCCACGATCCTAGTTTGCGGCGCTTAATGCGGCGTCAACAGGCGCTCGCCATCGGGCCTCTCAGGCGGCGTTGCTCCGATCCCGAAATGCTTCCACCATCAAAGGGTTAAGGCCGAGTTCTGTCAGCGCGTCTCGGGCGCGGGCGTTGTCGAGCGCACGGCCGGCAAGCCGGTGGCCGCTGAGGCGGTCCGGCAGCGCGGTCAGCAGCGCGCCCTGACCGAGCCGGCGCGCCCACTCCTGCAGGTCCTGCGCCAGGAATCGGTAGCCGCCGACGGCCATAACGCCGGACGGCGGCGCGGTGATATTTACCGCGCCGGTGACGCGGTCGAGCCGCGCCGCGTAATCCGTATCCACGTAGTCGCGCGGCGGTGACGCGATCAGGGAATCGCTCGGCGGCGGAGGGGGCGCATAGGCAGCGACCGGCACCATCGGTCCGCGCAATCCCAACGTGCCGCGCGGCGTCAGCAGGATTTCGCCGGCGATCGACGATCCCGGCAGGTCGCGCGGCGCACCGTGGGGGCCCGGCTTGATCAGGGCCGGCGAGCCGTCTTCCGCGATCCGCCGCGCACCGAACAATCCGGCCTCGCCGAACAGATAGACATCCGTCAGCGTCGCCTGTTGCGCGGCCCAGCACGCGCTGGAGCCGATCTGCTCCGGGGTCCGCCACAGGCCGATGACATTGCGCAGGCTCGGCATCCGCGCGCCGAGGTCCAGTTCGTCCAGCCGCAGCGCCAGTTGGGCAGGCGCGATCAGCGTGTCGCAGGCCTGCTCGTTGATCTGCTGTTCCAGAACCTCGTCGTCGAAAGGATGGTGCAACACCAGTGTTCCGCCCGACAGCAGCCAGATCGCCAGCGACGAGGCGAGGCCGGCAAATGACATCGGCGAGAAGGCCGACAGGATGGTTGCGCCCTGCGGCACGTCGCTTTCGAGCGATATGGCAAGGCCGCCCGCAATCAGGCCGAGATGGGCGCGCGGGACCGGCCGGAAGCCGTCCGCGGTGACATCGAAGGAAATCAGCGCCGCCTTGCGGCCGTCCTGGATCACGGCGCGCGTGGTCGGGGATTCCCGGAAGATGGCGTTGTCGAGCGAGGCCATGCCCTCGGGCAGGTCGCCGCCGAAGCCGCAGACATGGCGGATCGAGAACGCTTCGGCAGCAGCGTTCATGGCGATATCCGAGTAGATCACGCCGTCGACCTTGCCCGAGGTCACGATCGCCCGGGCGGCGGTACGGTTGAGCGCTATGGTCAATTCCGACTGCCGCCAGAGCAGCGGCAGCACCGCAACGACGAGGCCGGCGCGGAAGGCGGCAAGCACGGTGACCGCGAATTCGATAGTGTTCGGCAATTGAACCGCGATCACGGAATTGGACGGCAAGCCGGATTCGATGAAGTGCGCGGCCAGCGACGAGATCATGCGGTCGGCCTGCGCGAAGGTAAGACGCTTCGGCGGCTGGCCGGTGATGCGCTGCTTGTTGGGGGGATCGACCAGCGCCAGCGCGTCCGGCTGCCGTGCCAGGTTCCGTTTGAACAACGTATCGAGCGTTGGCGAAGCGGTGGGCTGGGTCACGGCGTTACTTCGGCTCTGTCACGGAGGTTGGATCGCTTGGCGAGTTCACTTCATTTCCGGCTTCTGCCACCAGGTTTCCGGCAGATAGCCCGTCAACGCGGTCGCTGTAGGTTGTTCTATCCGATTCCACCGCGCAATCCATTGCTCCTGCACGTTAAACACTGGAATTGCGTAGAAGCCCGACATCAGGACGCGATCGAGGGCCCGCACCGCGGAGACGAAAGGCGGACGTTCGCGCGCCTCGAGCAGGGCAGCGATCATGGCATCGATGGCGGGCTCCTTGGCCCCCATGTAATTCCGGGTGCCGGGAATGTCGGCGGCCTGGCTGCCCCAGTAGAAGGACTGCTCGTTGCCGGGGGATAGCGACTGGTCCCAGCGGTTCTGCAGCATATCGAACTCGTACCCCAGCCGGCGCTGGTCGAACTGCACGGGATCGACCGCGCGGACGCTGGCCTCGATGCCGGCGCGCTTGAGGTCGCGCTGATATGAAAGCGCAACCCGCTCCTGGTCGCGCGTCGTCACCAGGATTTCGAAGGTGAGCGGCGTCCTCGACGAACGCTGCCGCAGCACGGCCCCATCGAGATCGTAGCCGGCTTCCGACAGCAACCTCAGCGCCTGGCGCAGCGCTGTTCGATCGCGGCCCGATCCGTCGGTGACGGGCAGGCGGTATGTGCCATCGAGAATATCCGGCCGGATCCGTGCGGCGAACGGCTTCAAGAGTTCGCGCTCGTGCTCGTCGGCCGGGCGGGCATAGGCGGATAGTTCGGACCCTGCGAAGAAGCCTGCCGCACGCGCATAGAGTCCGAAAAAATAATTGCGGTTGACCCACTCGAAATCGAACAGCAGCGTCAGGGCCTGCCGGACGCGGATGTCTGAAAACATCGGACGTCGCGTGTTGAACACCAGGAATTCCGAGGGCTGCGGCAACCCGGTCTTGATGGTGTCGCGGATCACTTCGCCGTTGCGGGCGGCCGGAAAATCGTAACCTTCATGCCAGCGCAGCGGCTCGTGCTCGGCGCGAAAGTCATAGAGGCTACGCTTGAATGCCTCGAACTGGCCGTTGGACTCGCGATAGAAGTCGAGCCTGATCTCGTCGAAGTTCCACAATCCCCGATTCACCGGCAGGTCGCGGCCCCAGTAGTCGGGATTGCGGGTCAGCGTGACGCTGGCGCCCGGCTTGACGGCGGTGACGCGATAGGGGCCGGAACCGACCGGTCCGGTCATCGTGGTTTCCTCGAACGTCGCCGGATCGACCGCATGCTTCGGCAAGACGGGCATCAGCCCGAGGATCAGCGGCAGCTCGCGGTCGTTGCCGCCACCGAAGTCGAACCGCACGGTGAGCGGATCGGGCGCTTCGGCCTTTACGACTTTGGAATAATACTGGCGGTGATTGGGGCGACCCTTGTCGCGCAGCAAGGCCCACGAAAACAGGACATCCTCTGCCGTGACCGGTTGGCCGTCGGCAAAGCGCGCCCTCGGGTCGAGGTGGAACGTGACGTAGCTGCGTGCGTCGTCGGTCTCGATGGTTTTGGCCAGCAAGCCATAGAGCGTGAAAGCCTCGTCATTGCCGCGCGCCATCAGGCTCTCGACCACAAAGCCCCTGATCTGCTGAACCGCAAGGCCGCGGACGATCAGGGGGTTGAGGCTGTCGAAGGTTCCGAGGGCGCCCCAGACCAGCCGTCCGCCCTTAGGCGCTTCCGGATTGGCGTAGGGCATATGCGTGAAACCGGCGGGAAGAGCAGGCGCGCCGTGCATCGCCAGCGCGTGGCTTTCGGTCGCCCTGGCTTGGTGGACCGGCGCGAGCGGCGTCACACCTAGCGCGAGGGCAATGCCGGCCAGCACACGCAGGCGGATACGACCGGAGACGGTCATAGGCGGACGGGGATTTGATTCGAAAATGCGCACGGATAAAGCTTTACCATAGGCTTCGGCCTCGGCCTGCGGGGAACGCCAAAGATGCTTGTCGGCATTGATCTTTTCGTCTGCCGCTGTATTGAAGGCGGGCAGTTGATGACCGCGGGAACGCCTGTCACGTAACCGCCTCAATTGCCAACGAGACAGCCGCCCCAGCGCGGCTTGGTGTCGGTGCCTGTAGCGGTTTCGGGCGCTCCGGTTCAGAAAGGGTTTTCCGCAATGAATTTCCGTATCTTCGCCGCGTCGATTCGGCCGCGTGGGCAGGTCTTGGCCCTGTTGGCGGCCTCGGCATTGTCGGCAACGTTGATGGCGTCGGGCGCGCAAGCTCAGCAGCCCGCGCCGGCGCCCGGGGCTCCGAAGGCTGCCCCTGCGCCTGCCGCTCCGAAAGCGCCTCCGAAGGCTGCTCCCAAGGGTCCCGCCGGCGCTCCCGCGGCACAAGCCCCTCCGGCTGGCGCTCCCGGCGCCGCCCCGCCCCAGGAGCAGCAGGTCCAGCTAATCTACGCGCCCTGGACCAAGTTCTGCCTCAAGGGTCAGGAAGCCGGCGCCAAGCAGGTTTGCTTCACCGGCAAGGACGGCCGCATCGAGTCGGGCCAACCCGTCATCGCCGCCGTCATCATCGAGCCGGAAGGCGAGCCCAAGAAGCTCCTGCGCGTGACCTTGCCGCTCGGCATGCAGCTCGTGCACGGAACCCGGATCATCGTTGATAACAATCCGCCGCAGCAGGGCCCCTATGTGATCTGCTTCCAGAACGGCTGCATGTCGGACTACGAAGCAACCCCCGAGCTGATCGCCAACTTGAAGAAGGGCCAGAATCTGGTTGTTCAGGCGATCAATTCCAACGGTGCGCCGCTGACGCTGCCGCTGCCGCTCGCCGGTGAATTCGCCAAGGCCTTTGACGGTCCGCCGACCGATCCGAAGCAGTTCGAGGAAAACCAGAAGAAACTGCAGGAAGAGCTGCAGAAGCGTGCCGAGGAGCAGCGCAAGAAACTGGAGGGCACCCAGCCGGGCGCCACTGCAAATCCGGCGGCGAAGTAACAGCCGCGCCATTCGACAAAGCAAAAGGCGCCCGACCAGGGCGCCTTTTTCGTTGCCGGAAGAAGAATACTAGTTGAGCGAGGGGTTGCGCGGGCGGTAGCCGCCGGACTTGTCCTTCACGAAGATCTCGGCCACCTGCGAGTGCCGGATCGGCTCACCGGAATCGTCCGGCAGCAGATTTTGCTCGGAGACGTAGGCGACGTATTCGGACTCCGAGTTTTCCGCGAGCAGGTGATAGAACGGCTGATCCTTGTCAGGCCGAACCTCTTCGGGGATCGACAACCACCATTCCTCGGTATTGTTGAATTCCGGATCGATATCGAAAATCACGCCCCGGAATGAAAACACCC
This region includes:
- the hspQ gene encoding heat shock protein HspQ yields the protein MIKARTAKFQIGQIVRHRVFSFRGVIFDIDPEFNNTEEWWLSIPEEVRPDKDQPFYHLLAENSESEYVAYVSEQNLLPDDSGEPIRHSQVAEIFVKDKSGGYRPRNPSLN
- a CDS encoding extracellular solute-binding protein — protein: MTVSGRIRLRVLAGIALALGVTPLAPVHQARATESHALAMHGAPALPAGFTHMPYANPEAPKGGRLVWGALGTFDSLNPLIVRGLAVQQIRGFVVESLMARGNDEAFTLYGLLAKTIETDDARSYVTFHLDPRARFADGQPVTAEDVLFSWALLRDKGRPNHRQYYSKVVKAEAPDPLTVRFDFGGGNDRELPLILGLMPVLPKHAVDPATFEETTMTGPVGSGPYRVTAVKPGASVTLTRNPDYWGRDLPVNRGLWNFDEIRLDFYRESNGQFEAFKRSLYDFRAEHEPLRWHEGYDFPAARNGEVIRDTIKTGLPQPSEFLVFNTRRPMFSDIRVRQALTLLFDFEWVNRNYFFGLYARAAGFFAGSELSAYARPADEHERELLKPFAARIRPDILDGTYRLPVTDGSGRDRTALRQALRLLSEAGYDLDGAVLRQRSSRTPLTFEILVTTRDQERVALSYQRDLKRAGIEASVRAVDPVQFDQRRLGYEFDMLQNRWDQSLSPGNEQSFYWGSQAADIPGTRNYMGAKEPAIDAMIAALLEARERPPFVSAVRALDRVLMSGFYAIPVFNVQEQWIARWNRIEQPTATALTGYLPETWWQKPEMK
- a CDS encoding class I adenylate-forming enzyme family protein — translated: MTQPTASPTLDTLFKRNLARQPDALALVDPPNKQRITGQPPKRLTFAQADRMISSLAAHFIESGLPSNSVIAVQLPNTIEFAVTVLAAFRAGLVVAVLPLLWRQSELTIALNRTAARAIVTSGKVDGVIYSDIAMNAAAEAFSIRHVCGFGGDLPEGMASLDNAIFRESPTTRAVIQDGRKAALISFDVTADGFRPVPRAHLGLIAGGLAISLESDVPQGATILSAFSPMSFAGLASSLAIWLLSGGTLVLHHPFDDEVLEQQINEQACDTLIAPAQLALRLDELDLGARMPSLRNVIGLWRTPEQIGSSACWAAQQATLTDVYLFGEAGLFGARRIAEDGSPALIKPGPHGAPRDLPGSSIAGEILLTPRGTLGLRGPMVPVAAYAPPPPPSDSLIASPPRDYVDTDYAARLDRVTGAVNITAPPSGVMAVGGYRFLAQDLQEWARRLGQGALLTALPDRLSGHRLAGRALDNARARDALTELGLNPLMVEAFRDRSNAA
- a CDS encoding GGDEF domain-containing protein; translation: MSQQGPILVVSTAKRLSFAAALDVARLFPVVESGWADAARAVEQVQPAAVLAGADAAGLAELAVRVAARQPYLPLIAVDPQTPVPDNVIPFFQSQIPHAQQGGSDRLAARLRAALRVRSLHATVMRRLAPAAPMALSHIDPARDATVLLIGRGGAYPALSVALGERTGVVGALSIEAAAKHLNVRDIDGIVLGEGFSLRVVDAFLTVLTEDARFRNLPVVVTAGDLAPGYDLPNLEIVSGDAVQVAAIGLPLIRQHAFEAHLSRTLKAIDADGLIDARTGLLTPEAFERDFASAIYQTQQRGGGLSVARFAFDPEHPRAQFDGARIISRLMRQMDFGAAQDDGSVVVVFAEADLKSAHAIARRLSSVMRHTSHGQRDARSEPTVTVATLLPNDSVKSLRSRLQDDAQRAAS
- a CDS encoding invasion associated locus B family protein produces the protein MNFRIFAASIRPRGQVLALLAASALSATLMASGAQAQQPAPAPGAPKAAPAPAAPKAPPKAAPKGPAGAPAAQAPPAGAPGAAPPQEQQVQLIYAPWTKFCLKGQEAGAKQVCFTGKDGRIESGQPVIAAVIIEPEGEPKKLLRVTLPLGMQLVHGTRIIVDNNPPQQGPYVICFQNGCMSDYEATPELIANLKKGQNLVVQAINSNGAPLTLPLPLAGEFAKAFDGPPTDPKQFEENQKKLQEELQKRAEEQRKKLEGTQPGATANPAAK